One genomic region from Cetobacterium sp. 8H encodes:
- a CDS encoding glycosyltransferase family 9 protein translates to MRILVIRLSSIGDVILTTPVLKELKKKYPDIIIDFLVMDSFKDSIFGCPYVDNLIVFNKKKNDGFKNMVAFGKELKKNNYDYIFDLHSKVRSKIISNSIGGKIYTYKKRSLLKTILVKTKAIKYQVDDTIVKNYFGAFKVLGIEYKGEDLTFSFTEQNLNKVESLGVEFKDVPIIAPGASKETKKWTQEGFAQLAKLLYNKYGKRPIIIGSSSENEMCERIRELSGDLAINLAGKLSLKESGALLSEAKFLVTNDSGPFHIARGVKCPTFVIFGPTSPEMFEYDKDNILIYTKEKCSPCSLHGDAECPQKHFNCMKNLTAERVMGIIEKNGR, encoded by the coding sequence TTGAGAATTTTAGTTATAAGACTTAGTTCTATAGGTGATGTTATTTTAACAACTCCTGTACTTAAAGAGTTAAAAAAGAAATATCCAGATATAATAATAGATTTCTTAGTTATGGATAGTTTCAAAGACTCTATTTTCGGTTGTCCATATGTAGATAATTTAATTGTTTTTAATAAAAAGAAAAATGATGGATTTAAGAATATGGTAGCTTTTGGGAAAGAGTTGAAAAAGAATAATTATGATTATATTTTTGATTTACATTCAAAAGTAAGATCAAAAATAATAAGCAATTCTATTGGTGGGAAAATATATACTTATAAAAAAAGAAGTTTATTAAAAACTATTTTGGTAAAGACAAAAGCTATTAAATACCAGGTGGATGATACAATAGTAAAAAACTATTTTGGAGCATTTAAAGTTTTAGGAATAGAATATAAAGGAGAAGATTTAACTTTTTCCTTTACAGAGCAAAATTTAAACAAAGTTGAAAGTTTAGGTGTAGAGTTTAAAGATGTACCTATCATTGCTCCCGGAGCATCTAAAGAGACAAAAAAATGGACACAAGAAGGATTTGCACAATTAGCAAAACTACTTTATAATAAATATGGGAAGAGACCAATTATAATCGGTTCATCTTCTGAAAACGAGATGTGTGAAAGAATAAGGGAGTTAAGTGGAGATTTAGCTATAAATTTAGCAGGAAAGCTAAGTTTAAAAGAGAGTGGAGCTTTATTATCAGAGGCGAAATTTTTAGTAACAAATGATTCAGGACCGTTTCATATAGCTAGGGGTGTAAAATGTCCAACCTTTGTTATTTTTGGACCAACAAGCCCAGAGATGTTTGAATATGATAAAGACAATATATTGATCTATACTAAAGAAAAATGCTCTCCTTGTAGTTTACATGGAGATGCAGAGTGCCCACAGAAGCATTTCAATTGTATGAAAAATCTTACCGCTGAAAGAGTAATGGGGATTATTGAAAAAAATGGGAGGTAA
- a CDS encoding lipopolysaccharide core heptose(II) kinase RfaY: MEKVYYQNEKNKIIYDRIKNNSFKLLKILKDDNRSKVLLIEIDGQKLVYKTPIEKNTKVWQRILSIFRGSESKREYKNYIKILEVGFRGPKPLLYCEYKKYGITLDSFLVMEYLDGEVARLSDLDLVASELRKIHRKGYLHGDSQLSNFMIKNSKVYLIDVKLLKNIYLKPGEEYEFIYLEESCHQDIDVYDKTNWSYKIAKSLNLYLHWLGRVKKKIRRKDR, encoded by the coding sequence GTGGAAAAAGTATATTATCAGAATGAAAAAAATAAAATAATATATGATAGGATAAAAAATAACTCTTTCAAATTATTGAAAATATTGAAGGATGATAATAGAAGTAAAGTACTTTTAATAGAAATAGATGGTCAGAAGTTAGTTTATAAAACTCCAATAGAGAAAAATACAAAAGTTTGGCAACGGATTCTTTCTATATTTAGAGGAAGTGAAAGTAAACGAGAATATAAAAATTATATAAAAATATTAGAAGTAGGATTTAGAGGACCAAAGCCACTTCTTTATTGTGAATATAAAAAATATGGTATAACTCTAGATTCTTTTTTAGTGATGGAATATTTAGATGGAGAAGTAGCAAGGTTATCAGATTTAGATTTAGTTGCATCAGAACTAAGAAAAATTCATAGAAAAGGGTACTTACATGGAGATTCACAGCTTTCAAATTTTATGATAAAGAACTCGAAGGTATATCTAATTGATGTTAAATTGTTGAAAAATATATATTTAAAACCTGGAGAGGAATATGAATTTATATATTTAGAAGAAAGTTGTCATCAAGACATAGATGTATATGACAAAACTAATTGGAGTTATAAAATAGCTAAAAGTTTAAATTTATATCTTCATTGGTTGGGAAGGGTTAAGAAAAAAATACGAAGAAAGGATAGATAA
- a CDS encoding glycosyltransferase family 9 protein, translating to MKVLIIHTAFIGDIALSTPLLKRVKEVYPEAKITYVTTPVGASLLRNNPNITEIIEYDKRGHHSGLKGILELGRRLRYENFNLVLTPHRYLRSSFLSWLTRSPQRVGYDIASGAIFFNKKIKYDKSKHEVEKLLSFLGEVPEYPREKYPIELYPSQKDIKKIDEIWNENNLNDKEIIVIAPGSKWFTKKWPLEYFNKVIDLLLKDNKKIVVIGGRDEMLLNIEQADKVIDLRGKTTLLELAEVLKRSKVVITNDSSPIHIASAFKDTHIVAIFGPTVEKFGFFPWSLNSEVLEDKELECRPCAIHGGDKCPKGHFKCMLSITPEEVYKKVVQSLKEA from the coding sequence ATGAAGGTTTTAATAATACATACAGCTTTTATAGGAGATATAGCTCTATCAACACCTCTTCTAAAAAGAGTAAAAGAGGTATATCCTGAAGCAAAAATAACTTATGTAACTACTCCTGTGGGAGCTAGCTTGTTAAGGAACAATCCAAATATTACAGAAATAATTGAGTATGATAAAAGAGGTCATCATTCAGGGTTAAAAGGTATATTGGAGCTTGGAAGAAGACTGAGATATGAAAATTTTAATTTGGTTTTAACACCACATAGATATCTAAGAAGTTCTTTTTTGTCTTGGTTGACAAGATCACCCCAAAGAGTTGGCTATGACATAGCAAGTGGAGCAATCTTTTTTAATAAAAAAATTAAGTATGATAAATCAAAGCATGAAGTTGAAAAATTATTGTCATTTTTAGGGGAAGTTCCAGAATATCCTAGAGAAAAATATCCAATAGAACTGTATCCAAGTCAAAAAGATATTAAAAAAATAGATGAAATTTGGAATGAAAATAATCTAAATGACAAAGAGATAATAGTGATAGCTCCAGGAAGTAAATGGTTTACTAAAAAATGGCCATTAGAATATTTTAATAAAGTCATTGATCTATTATTGAAAGATAATAAAAAAATAGTTGTTATTGGTGGTAGAGATGAGATGCTTTTAAATATAGAACAAGCTGATAAAGTTATAGATTTAAGAGGAAAAACAACTCTTTTAGAATTGGCTGAAGTTTTAAAAAGATCAAAAGTTGTCATAACAAATGACTCTTCTCCAATACATATAGCATCCGCTTTTAAAGATACTCATATAGTTGCAATATTTGGACCAACTGTGGAAAAGTTTGGATTTTTTCCATGGAGTCTAAATAGTGAAGTTTTAGAAGATAAGGAATTAGAATGTAGACCATGTGCAATTCATGGTGGAGATAAGTGTCCAAAAGGACATTTTAAATGTATGCTTAGTATAACTCCAGAAGAGGTTTATAAAAAAGTTGTACAATCTTTGAAGGAGGCTTAG
- a CDS encoding glycosyltransferase family 9 protein, whose translation MDRTFKRIIVSRTDKIGDLILSIPSFFMIKKMFPESEIILLVRNYNYNIVKNLPYVSRVVQIDEYRQKELLEKIQYFKADVFIALYVDKFVMQLAKASKAKIKIGPLSKLKSFFTFNKGVFQKRSKSIKHEAEYNLDLIKKLDKKKFEEVFEINTEIFLDKSNIEAADKYFKDNNIGSKVLVVNPFMGGSAKNITDSQYAEILKKVKRKVSDVDIIITAHISDEERGLNLVKESGQERVHLYANGGELLNIGAIIDKAKVYFGGSTGPTHIAGSLQKSIVALYPNKPTQSPTRWGVFGNEDVTYIIPDKDSKKKENYKHKNFDNYNEEIENLIVDEIVKRLER comes from the coding sequence ATGGATCGTACATTCAAAAGAATAATAGTTTCAAGAACTGATAAAATAGGAGATCTAATTCTTTCAATTCCAAGTTTTTTTATGATAAAAAAGATGTTTCCAGAATCCGAAATAATTTTACTTGTAAGAAATTATAATTATAATATTGTAAAAAATCTACCATATGTAAGCAGGGTAGTTCAAATAGATGAATATAGACAAAAGGAACTTTTAGAAAAAATTCAATATTTTAAAGCTGATGTTTTTATAGCTTTGTATGTGGATAAATTTGTTATGCAACTAGCTAAAGCAAGTAAAGCAAAAATAAAGATAGGACCACTATCAAAATTAAAATCTTTTTTTACATTCAATAAGGGTGTTTTTCAAAAAAGGTCAAAATCGATAAAGCATGAAGCAGAATATAATTTAGACTTGATAAAAAAGTTAGATAAGAAAAAATTTGAAGAAGTTTTTGAAATCAATACAGAGATATTTTTAGATAAATCAAACATAGAGGCTGCAGATAAATATTTTAAAGATAATAATATTGGAAGTAAAGTTTTAGTAGTAAATCCTTTTATGGGTGGATCAGCAAAAAATATAACAGATTCACAGTATGCAGAAATATTGAAGAAAGTAAAAAGAAAAGTAAGTGATGTAGATATAATAATTACAGCACATATTTCCGATGAGGAAAGAGGATTGAATTTAGTGAAAGAGTCAGGACAAGAAAGAGTTCATCTTTATGCTAATGGAGGAGAACTTTTAAACATAGGTGCAATTATAGATAAGGCAAAAGTTTATTTTGGGGGATCAACAGGTCCTACACATATAGCTGGGTCCCTTCAAAAGAGTATAGTTGCATTATATCCAAATAAACCGACACAGAGCCCAACAAGATGGGGAGTTTTTGGTAATGAGGATGTAACATATATAATTCCAGATAAAGACAGTAAGAAAAAAGAAAATTATAAACATAAGAATTTTGATAATTATAATGAAGAAATAGAGAATTTAATAGTTGATGAAATAGTAAAAAGATTGGAGAGGTAA
- a CDS encoding glycosyltransferase family 2 protein, translating to MKISVAMITFNEEKILRKTLESVKGLVDEIVIVDSGSTDKTEEIAKEFGAKYFVESWKGYGPQRNSAIDKCQGEWILNIDADEEISEELAKKIKEITTNSQEKREVFKINRLSVCFGKELKHGGWGTSYAIRLFKKEAGRFNDNTVHEAFETQKEIFKIKEDIFHHSYLTMEDYFIRFNRYTTEGAKDYYKKGKKVSLFDITLNPFYKFIKMYIIRLGFLDGIEGFVIASTSSLYSMIKYFKLREMYRNGSYIQKNNSFKN from the coding sequence ATGAAGATATCCGTTGCTATGATAACCTTTAATGAAGAGAAAATATTGAGAAAAACTTTAGAATCAGTTAAGGGATTAGTGGATGAAATAGTTATTGTAGACAGTGGATCTACAGACAAAACAGAAGAGATAGCAAAAGAGTTTGGAGCAAAATATTTTGTAGAATCTTGGAAAGGTTATGGGCCACAAAGAAATTCAGCCATTGATAAATGCCAAGGTGAATGGATTTTAAATATAGATGCAGATGAAGAAATCTCGGAAGAGTTAGCTAAAAAGATTAAAGAGATAACTACAAATTCTCAAGAAAAAAGAGAAGTTTTTAAAATAAATAGACTTTCAGTTTGTTTTGGAAAAGAATTGAAACATGGTGGTTGGGGAACTTCTTATGCGATAAGACTTTTTAAAAAAGAAGCTGGAAGATTTAATGATAATACTGTACATGAAGCTTTTGAAACACAAAAGGAAATTTTTAAAATAAAAGAGGATATTTTTCATCATAGTTATTTAACTATGGAGGATTATTTTATAAGATTTAATAGGTATACAACTGAAGGAGCAAAGGATTACTATAAAAAAGGAAAAAAAGTATCACTATTTGATATAACATTAAATCCTTTTTATAAATTTATAAAAATGTATATAATAAGATTAGGATTTTTAGACGGAATAGAAGGTTTTGTAATAGCTTCAACAAGTTCACTATATTCTATGATAAAATATTTTAAATTGAGGGAGATGTATAGAAATGGATCGTACATTCAAAAGAATAATAGTTTCAAGAACTGA